The segment GGCCCGGAGGTAGGCCCGGATCGCCCGCCCGCTCCGGTTGGTCCGGATCGCGAGCGGGTGGGCGTCGCGCTCGCCCGCGATCTCGTAGAGCGCGGTCACGAGTTCGTCGGCCGCGGGTTCGGCCTTGATCACGAAGTCGTCGCCCGCCGAGAGGTCGAGCGCGTCGGCGATCAGGAGGGCGTGTTCGCGGATACGTGGGTCCATAGCCGAGGATCGCCTCGATTCCGCAAACCAGTTTCGGAAGCCGGATCGCGGTTGCCGGTCGCCGAAGACCACCCCATCCGAAACAGTTCGGCCAAACGGGAATCCCCAGCCCGACGCGGGGCGGTTGGCGCGCGGGAGGGCCGTAGGCCCGATCGCGCGAGGGATGAGCGACGTAAGTGAACGAAGTGAACGAGCGGAGCGAATCGACTGGGGAAGTGTGTGGCCGTCGCGGGTGGTGTAGTGCGGTAGCGTGTGGTGCGGCAGCGGAGCGGTCCCTCGTTCGAGTCGTGTGAGTTGTGGTCCTCGCTACCGAATCCTATCACAGATCCGTCCCGAGAGAACGATCAATTGCCTGAACTACTCCTCGAAGCCGTCCTCGAACCGGAAGGTACCGTTTCGCTGGACGACCTCCCCATCCACCTCGATCCGCGACTCCCGGCTCATGTCGACGATCATGTCCATGTGGAGCGCGCTGTCGTTTCGCTCCCGGTCCTCGCCGACGGTCTCCTCGTAGGCCATCCCGAGCGCGAGGTGGATCGTATCGCCCATCTTCTCGTCGAAGAGCATGTTGTACGTAAACTCGTCAATATCGCGGTTCATCCCGATGCCCAGCTCGCCGAGTCGGCGCGCGCCCGCGTCGGTGTCGAGCGCCGCCCTCAGAACGTCCTCGTTCTTCTCGGCGCTGTGCTCGACCACCTCGCCCCCTTCGAACGAGAGCGAGACGTCGGTGACCTCCCGACCCTGCGCCATCACGGGTTTGTCGAAGTGGACCTCGCCCTCGACGGAGTCGGGGACCGGAGCGGTGAACACCTCGCCGCCGGGCAGGTTGTTCTCGCCGTGGTCGTTCTCCGTCACCATGCCATCGACGCGCATCGTGAGGTCGGTGCCCTCGCCCGAGACGATCCGAACCTCGCTGGCGGGGTCGAGGACCTCGACCATTCGTTCCTGGTGTTCGCGCTGGGCCTCCCAGTCCTTGTTGACGGCCCGGTAGACGAACTCCTCGTAGGCCTCCGTACTCATCTCGGCGTCCTGGGCGTTGCCAGCGGCGGGGAACTGGGTGCCACACCACCGCTTTTCGCTCATGACCGTCTCGCCGATCGGCTTGACGGCCCGCCGGTAGGCGGCGTTGGTCTCGGGCTCGACGTCGCTCCCCTCGTTGGTGTTCGCCGCCGCCTTGACCGAGACGAACACGTCCGTCTCCTCGATCGACGCCATCCGGTGGCTCGGGAGTTCGAAGTCCGCGGGGTCGCTCGCACGCTTGAACGCGCGGAGGGCTCGGTCGCTTCCGAGCGAGACGGCGGGGTTCGCGCCGCGCTCGCCGAGCTTCTCGTAGAGTGCGACCACCAGGTCCTCGGCTTCGGGCGGGGCGACGATCTGGACGTTGTCGCCCGCTTCGACGTTCGTGGAGTGCTCGACGACGATCTCGGCGTGCTCGCGAACGCGTGGGTCCATCCGTTTCCTCCACACGTCTCCCGCAAACCGATTGCGGAATCAGCGATGCACACCGGATCCCCCACCCACGCGACGACCGGCCGGCTTTAGTTCCCGCCGCTCCTTCGCTCGCCATGACCGAGTTCAGTCCCGAGAAGTTCGAGGACAAGTACACGCACTACTTCCCCGAACTCCAGACCGCCTACAAGAACGCCTTCGGGACCATGAACGACGCGTACGACTCCCAACTGATCCACGCCATCGACCAGCAGGTGCTGAACGAGTCCGAACCGTTCTACGACGAGGAGAGCGGGTTTCGGGTCGACCTCCCCGAGAACCCGACCGAGCGCGTGACGGCGGTGGTGGTCGAGGACGAGAAGCTCGACGCCATCCTCGACGAGTACGTCGAGCGGATCGAGGCGGAGCTGGCGCGGGTGTTCGGGGTCGATCGTGACAGTCCAAAGGCCTAAGACGCCGGACACCCTCGGATCAGGTACATCATGAGCGTCGAAACCGAACGGAGCGAGGACGAACTTCGCGAGGCGATCTCGAACTTCCTCCGCCGGAACTTCCCCCAGATCCAGATGCACGGCGGGAGCGCGGCGATCCAGGGTCTCGACCGCGAGAGCGGCGAGGTCACCGTCGCGCTCGGCGGCGCGTGCTCGGGCTGTGGGATCTCGCCGATGACGATCCAGGCGATCAAGAGCCGGATGGTCAAGGAGATCCCCGAGATCAACAAGGTCCACGCCGAGACGGGCATGGGCGGCATGGACGCCGACATGGGCGAGGGCGGCTTCGGCGGCGGCGGAATGAGCCCCTCGTTCCCCGGCGAGACCACCGAGGACGACGAAGGCCCCCAGGCCCCCTTCTAACGCCGTACCTCACCTCTCGTTTCGTTCTTTATCCCTCGAAGCGCCAGCGCCGGTCAGTCGCTGGTGCCCTCACCGGGGGGGTCGATATCGAGGCCGAACTCGGCGGCCTGGGTTCGCCAGAACTCCTCGTAGGCCTCCTCCTGTTCGTCGACGGTGCTCTCGCCGTCGTTGACCCGGTTGAGCTTGAGGTCGACCTCTTCGAGGAGGCGGTCGCCGACGTCGCCGCCGATGACCCCGTTCTGGACGGCCTCGCGGATCGCGTTCTTCTCGCGCTGGAGGAGGCGGCGCTCGCCGATCAGAAGCTCCTCGCGCCGGAGGTCGGGGTTCTCCTGCATCAGCTGTGAGATCGCCTCCCGGAGGTCCTCGCGTTCCTCCTCGTACTCCTCGGTGAAGTCGTCGTAGACGTCGCTCGGGATGTCGCCGCGCTTGCGGAGGCGCTCGGCGGCGTCGAGCGCGGCGTCGGTGGCGCGCGCCCGGCCGTTGAGCAGTTCGTAGAGACGTTGGTCGTCCGTCCGGGTGGCGATCCCCAGCCTGTCGAGGAGTCGCGACATCGTGAGCCCTTGGACGACGAGGCTGAACGCGACGACGCCGAACACCATCGCGCGGAGCTCGTTGCCCGGCGGGAAGCCCGAGGGGAGCCCGAGCACCAGCGCGACCGGGATCGAGCCGTGGAGCCCGCCCCACACCATGACGTGCTGGTAGTCCCGGGGCACGCCGTTCGGCGAGAACTGGTTGGTGATCGCGGTGAGCGGATAGACCGCGACGACGCGCGCGAGGAGCACGAGCGGGATCGCGACCACGATCGGCACCGCGAACTCGGCGAGCTGTCGGACGGGCGTGGTCGCGCCGATCGCGACGAAGATGAAGGTGTTGACGATGAACGCAGCGGTCTCGAGCGTGTTGAAGATCGAGAGCTTGGTCTGGGGGCTCATCGCGTACTCGACGCCGCGGTTGCCGATGAACAGCCCCGCGACGACCGTCGCGATCACGCCCGAGACGTGGAGGTAGTGTTCGGCGAGCAGGAAGCTCCCGTAGGTGAGGATGAGGGTGAGGACGATCTCGGTCATGTGTTCGTCGAGGTTGACCATCACCCGGTAGACCGCGTAGCCCGCGACCAGCCCGACCACCACGCCGCCGACGCTCGACAACGCGATCTCGAAGGCCGTGCTGGCGAGCCGCGAGAGGCTGAGGAGCTCCGAGGCGGGCGTGTTCGTTCGTATCGACTCCTCGGTGAGCGCGAGCAGCGCCGAGAAGATCACGACGCCGACGCCGTCGTTGAGCAGGCTCTCGCCCTCCACCAGCGTCGAGAGGCGTTCGGGCGCGCCGAGTTCGTCGAACAGCGCCAGCACGCTCACCGGGTCCGTCGGGAGGATCATCGCGGCGAACAGCAGCGAGACCAGGAGGGGGAAGCCGAAGGCGTACTGGCCCACGAACCCCAGCACGACGACCGAGAGGATCACCCCGGGGACCGCGAGCGCGAGGATCGGCCCGAGGTTCGCCCGGAAGGATTCGAGGTCGGTCGTGGCCGCGCCCTCGAACAGGAGGGGTGGGAGCAACACGAGGAGGATCAGGTCGTGTGAGAGTTCGATGGCGAAGAGTTGGACCCCGAATATCGCCTGGATCCCGGAGACCGCAAAGCCCGCGATCAACAGCGCGATAGTGTAGGGAAACCGTCCGACCTTCGCGACGAACACCCCGACGCCCGCTGCGAGCAGGAACACCACGAGGAGGTCGATCTCGGTCGCCGCGACCGTCTGTGCCAGCATTACCCGGCCTACACCACACCGCCTGTTAAACACCGCGCCTGCATCCGCTACTCGACCGACGTCGGCGGTCGAAACCGGGTGAGA is part of the Halococcus hamelinensis 100A6 genome and harbors:
- a CDS encoding aminopeptidase — protein: MDPRVREHAEIVVEHSTNVEAGDNVQIVAPPEAEDLVVALYEKLGERGANPAVSLGSDRALRAFKRASDPADFELPSHRMASIEETDVFVSVKAAANTNEGSDVEPETNAAYRRAVKPIGETVMSEKRWCGTQFPAAGNAQDAEMSTEAYEEFVYRAVNKDWEAQREHQERMVEVLDPASEVRIVSGEGTDLTMRVDGMVTENDHGENNLPGGEVFTAPVPDSVEGEVHFDKPVMAQGREVTDVSLSFEGGEVVEHSAEKNEDVLRAALDTDAGARRLGELGIGMNRDIDEFTYNMLFDEKMGDTIHLALGMAYEETVGEDRERNDSALHMDMIVDMSRESRIEVDGEVVQRNGTFRFEDGFEE
- a CDS encoding DUF5783 family protein — protein: MTEFSPEKFEDKYTHYFPELQTAYKNAFGTMNDAYDSQLIHAIDQQVLNESEPFYDEESGFRVDLPENPTERVTAVVVEDEKLDAILDEYVERIEAELARVFGVDRDSPKA
- a CDS encoding NifU family protein — protein: MSVETERSEDELREAISNFLRRNFPQIQMHGGSAAIQGLDRESGEVTVALGGACSGCGISPMTIQAIKSRMVKEIPEINKVHAETGMGGMDADMGEGGFGGGGMSPSFPGETTEDDEGPQAPF
- a CDS encoding Na+/H+ antiporter, producing MLAQTVAATEIDLLVVFLLAAGVGVFVAKVGRFPYTIALLIAGFAVSGIQAIFGVQLFAIELSHDLILLVLLPPLLFEGAATTDLESFRANLGPILALAVPGVILSVVVLGFVGQYAFGFPLLVSLLFAAMILPTDPVSVLALFDELGAPERLSTLVEGESLLNDGVGVVIFSALLALTEESIRTNTPASELLSLSRLASTAFEIALSSVGGVVVGLVAGYAVYRVMVNLDEHMTEIVLTLILTYGSFLLAEHYLHVSGVIATVVAGLFIGNRGVEYAMSPQTKLSIFNTLETAAFIVNTFIFVAIGATTPVRQLAEFAVPIVVAIPLVLLARVVAVYPLTAITNQFSPNGVPRDYQHVMVWGGLHGSIPVALVLGLPSGFPPGNELRAMVFGVVAFSLVVQGLTMSRLLDRLGIATRTDDQRLYELLNGRARATDAALDAAERLRKRGDIPSDVYDDFTEEYEEEREDLREAISQLMQENPDLRREELLIGERRLLQREKNAIREAVQNGVIGGDVGDRLLEEVDLKLNRVNDGESTVDEQEEAYEEFWRTQAAEFGLDIDPPGEGTSD